One stretch of Chryseobacterium sp. LJ668 DNA includes these proteins:
- a CDS encoding M43 family zinc metalloprotease encodes MKNFTMSKMILILFISLTNILFAQKLENEKLVFGKAYTIDELKDANGIIRCASTGYEKYLQAVYPDRMTESQFEAWINPLIENAKQNKSQNGGIITIPVVVHVIHSGQAYGVAPNITDTQVQSQITVMNNDYRKLTGTPGFNSNPVGADVMIQFALAKVDPFGNPTNGIDRVNLCYASWTQAGINSYVKPKTIWDPTKYMNMWSVQFGGSSSNLLGYAQFPSNSGLAGLNTNGGLSSTDGVVANYATFGSTDYNDGTFIMSAPYDKGRTMTHEVGHFLGLRHIWGDASCGTDYCIDTPTAHTANYVCNKSIVSCDNPSVFEMVENYMDYTNDTCMNIFTINQKDRITAVMNNSPRRVELKTSVADIAIPLFANDGEVKLETNCSTANSTCGGTASTTAKISLYNRGTSNMTSAVITFGVGTNIQTYNWAGNLAPNRYALVDLPIPGTTPTGTMTVTVTTVNGVADQRASNNSFNTYFVGSGAVGAGQGTYTFNLQRDYYGTEITWDLKNSAGIVLYSGGPYADTPTTGALPAIDASSWALTPGCYTFTINDSFGDGIYDTGGYYNLKDSQGNIVFQGSRYTTTQTRAINVTVLATGETKSDQFAIYPNPADDVLNITKVSDEAKFEIHNAVGQLVKTGEIKSNQVKVAELVKGTYIITIKDKAISQSIKFIKK; translated from the coding sequence ATGAAGAATTTTACTATGTCGAAAATGATTTTAATTCTTTTTATTTCTTTGACAAATATTTTGTTTGCTCAAAAATTAGAAAATGAAAAATTGGTTTTTGGTAAAGCTTATACTATAGATGAGCTTAAAGACGCAAACGGAATCATCCGTTGCGCATCTACTGGATATGAAAAATATCTGCAGGCTGTTTATCCGGATAGAATGACTGAATCTCAGTTTGAAGCATGGATAAATCCGTTAATAGAAAATGCAAAACAGAACAAGTCTCAAAACGGAGGGATTATTACAATACCAGTTGTTGTGCACGTTATTCATTCAGGGCAGGCTTATGGAGTTGCTCCGAATATTACAGATACTCAGGTTCAGTCTCAAATCACTGTGATGAACAATGATTACAGAAAACTTACGGGAACTCCAGGATTTAATTCAAATCCTGTAGGTGCTGATGTAATGATTCAATTTGCTTTAGCTAAAGTAGATCCTTTTGGAAATCCTACTAACGGTATTGATAGAGTTAATCTTTGTTATGCAAGTTGGACACAAGCAGGTATTAACTCTTATGTTAAGCCAAAAACTATTTGGGATCCTACAAAATACATGAATATGTGGAGTGTACAGTTTGGGGGCAGTAGTTCAAACCTTTTAGGATATGCACAATTTCCTTCAAATTCAGGATTGGCTGGCTTAAATACAAATGGAGGGCTTTCTTCAACAGATGGTGTTGTAGCCAATTATGCAACATTTGGTAGTACAGATTACAATGATGGGACATTTATAATGTCAGCTCCTTATGATAAAGGAAGAACAATGACCCATGAAGTAGGACACTTTCTAGGATTAAGACATATTTGGGGTGATGCATCTTGTGGGACAGATTATTGTATTGATACACCGACTGCTCATACTGCAAATTATGTTTGTAACAAAAGTATTGTAAGTTGTGATAATCCATCAGTTTTTGAAATGGTAGAAAATTATATGGATTACACCAACGACACATGTATGAATATTTTTACTATTAACCAGAAAGACAGAATTACAGCAGTAATGAATAATTCTCCGAGAAGAGTCGAGCTAAAGACTTCAGTTGCAGATATAGCAATTCCATTATTTGCTAATGATGGTGAGGTGAAACTGGAAACCAACTGTTCTACTGCAAACTCAACTTGTGGAGGAACAGCATCAACGACCGCTAAAATATCTTTATATAATAGAGGAACGAGTAACATGACTTCCGCAGTTATTACTTTTGGTGTAGGAACTAATATACAAACTTACAACTGGGCAGGGAATTTAGCTCCGAATCGTTACGCATTAGTAGATTTGCCAATTCCTGGAACAACGCCTACTGGTACTATGACTGTTACAGTAACTACAGTTAACGGAGTGGCTGATCAGAGAGCTTCAAATAATTCTTTTAATACATATTTTGTTGGTTCAGGTGCTGTAGGTGCAGGACAAGGTACTTATACTTTCAATTTACAAAGAGATTATTATGGTACTGAGATTACTTGGGATTTGAAAAACAGTGCCGGTATAGTTCTTTATAGTGGTGGTCCATATGCAGATACTCCTACAACTGGTGCTCTTCCTGCAATTGATGCTTCTTCATGGGCTTTAACTCCCGGTTGTTACACATTCACTATTAATGACTCTTTTGGAGATGGAATTTATGATACTGGAGGGTATTATAATTTAAAAGATTCTCAGGGTAATATTGTATTCCAAGGTAGCCGATATACAACTACTCAAACAAGAGCTATAAATGTAACCGTATTAGCAACAGGTGAGACAAAATCGGATCAATTTGCTATATATCCAAATCCAGCTGATGATGTTTTAAACATTACAAAAGTTTCTGATGAAGCCAAATTTGAAATACATAATGCTGTAGGACAATTGGTAAAAACCGGTGAAATTAAATCTAATCAGGTAAAAGTTGCAGAACTTGTAAAAGGAACTTATATTATTACAATTAAAGATAAAGCTATTTCTCAAAGCATTAAATTTATCAAGAAGTAG
- a CDS encoding fibronectin type III domain-containing protein yields the protein MKKILLIFAFILAFLTNAQVSSYSFLQSNGTYTPLAASSATVLATATSANSLDNAVYPVTLPFNVSFNGVNYSALNVSTNGFITFGTTVPGTATYSPISSTETYAGAISAWGRDLNAIANVTSVFGNVSWGVEGTAPNREIVVQWTDFRPAYTTSATNAYTFSFQIRLRETSKTIAVVYKSGSYLAGTTAIANTVQVGLRGATNADFNNRLNSTAQAFNSSTAGTANTSAQAYNTSAATPGMPGDGLTYTWSPPSCFAPSGLVSNATSPVSANIGWSAPSTVPANGYEYIVSTTNTTPLPATAGTPTTALSVPVNTLITGTTYYWWVRSICSTTDKSTWVAGPPFTPGQIGSGTASSGNLPIYSCFGYNYSQQIYTAAEVGGAIGTNNFITKIRFYVESTATTQANYNQWVVYMGNTTQANFATTTSWVPLSGMQQVYTGTLPTMTNGGWVELNLTSPFVWNGTSNIVIAVDENASGYSCTQNWGNYPAGTNRGILQYSDSVNADPGAPPTASARYSDIPRVQLIAIALQPCTTAPPANITMGQITTTSASVSWTPTIGATYILRYRIAPSGPWITVPLNTPLTSNYTMVGLQELTSYEVQIATICGGTTGAFSPSTTFTTPAISYCSAAATSADEYISNVTVAPLALAAMSSTSVMATTGPYYSDYTADPARLVSLIRGSANNSISVTKAWPPGGTQYSNAVGVWIDFNRNGIFETTERILTGPSNATALVTGTFSVPTIASGLVYTGNLTTRMRVIIQEFTDPSPCGSFSYGEVEDYSVKFIDLLPCTTAAPTPITVSNLTSSTAFVSWLPAANANYLIRWREGATGPWIPSNTGLALPAGQSYHTLTGLTEQTAYQVQVATICNGTTGAFGASVNFTTPPLTYCNMTGTGTIDHISNVKVTPVNFPVMDNTSVQTNYISYNTPATLINLEIGSTGNQISVSKAWTGTNTFADAVDVYIDFNRDGIFAVTERIMNSASSTTTPVTATFNVPATGVYTGPYNTTMRVILKRGSAPVMCANADNGEVEDYAVKLRPCSNVTPTNVTVTNITHVSATVGWTSGLNNNAFVLEYRPVTTPASAWTVVNASVLAGNPPVQLTGLTPATMYEVRIAAKCGSGGLGAYTPSKTFTTRCDPTPPNVTITNVTATSAVVTWNPIVPSATYIIRYRPVGTATWISVTAPAPPANSVTLTGLTSFVTYEVQVANICVGETTPNPWSNPQVFTTVRICEIPPPGLTITTLTPTSAEVTWSAYTGPGATGSYILRYRKVGIPSWTNIPVNVNTYTITGLLELTKYEMQVANVCTGTPGNFTPPYFFTTPTIVYCQMSSTSSAAGFIEKVTAKPTGKPEMINESLGSTYTDYTGFTGVPVKYIEMIQGSSGNQITIDKNLGSGTSAGVAVWIDFNRNGYFDINERVLADGPNTNPTASATFSVPADAFVSMTDYKYVTMRVAMQKDGIPVNCLSFADGEVEDYTIRISKLGVPNAVNQTEILIYPNPVSTVLNVKNISKKANYKIYSAAGQVVSSGLILNNKIDVSKLINGLYVIDIEDVKGTVQKKFIKE from the coding sequence ATGAAGAAAATATTACTAATTTTTGCCTTTATATTGGCATTTTTAACTAATGCTCAGGTAAGTTCTTATAGTTTCTTGCAATCTAACGGAACTTATACACCTTTAGCAGCATCGTCTGCTACTGTTCTGGCAACTGCGACATCAGCCAATTCGCTTGATAACGCAGTATATCCGGTTACATTGCCGTTTAATGTTTCATTTAATGGAGTAAACTATTCAGCTTTGAATGTTTCTACCAATGGATTCATTACTTTCGGAACTACAGTGCCAGGAACAGCAACTTATTCTCCGATTTCAAGTACGGAAACATATGCCGGTGCGATTTCTGCATGGGGTAGAGACCTTAATGCTATAGCGAATGTTACCAGTGTTTTTGGAAATGTAAGCTGGGGCGTAGAAGGAACGGCTCCCAACAGAGAAATTGTAGTGCAATGGACTGATTTCAGACCTGCTTACACAACATCTGCGACAAATGCTTATACTTTCTCTTTTCAAATTAGATTAAGAGAAACGTCTAAAACTATTGCTGTCGTTTATAAGAGCGGATCATATCTTGCAGGTACTACAGCAATTGCTAACACAGTGCAGGTTGGTCTTAGAGGGGCTACAAATGCTGACTTTAACAATCGATTAAATTCAACGGCTCAGGCTTTCAACAGTTCTACAGCAGGTACTGCAAATACAAGTGCTCAGGCATATAATACTTCTGCTGCAACACCGGGAATGCCGGGTGACGGACTTACGTATACGTGGAGTCCTCCAAGCTGTTTTGCACCTTCAGGTTTAGTTTCTAATGCAACATCTCCTGTATCCGCAAATATTGGCTGGTCAGCACCTAGTACTGTACCTGCAAATGGATATGAATATATTGTATCTACAACCAATACAACTCCACTTCCAGCCACAGCAGGTACGCCTACAACAGCACTATCAGTTCCTGTGAATACACTTATTACAGGTACAACTTATTATTGGTGGGTAAGGTCAATTTGCTCTACTACAGATAAAAGTACATGGGTAGCAGGTCCTCCGTTTACGCCTGGTCAAATTGGTTCTGGTACAGCTTCTTCTGGAAATTTACCAATATATTCTTGCTTTGGTTATAACTACTCTCAACAGATTTATACCGCTGCTGAAGTAGGTGGTGCCATTGGTACAAACAATTTTATTACTAAAATAAGATTCTACGTAGAGTCTACCGCAACTACTCAGGCCAATTATAACCAGTGGGTAGTTTATATGGGGAATACAACACAGGCAAATTTTGCCACTACGACGAGCTGGGTTCCATTATCAGGTATGCAACAAGTGTATACCGGTACTTTACCAACCATGACTAATGGTGGTTGGGTTGAATTGAATTTAACAAGTCCTTTTGTTTGGAACGGTACTTCAAATATTGTTATAGCAGTAGATGAAAATGCATCAGGTTACTCTTGTACTCAAAACTGGGGTAATTATCCTGCTGGTACCAATAGAGGTATTCTTCAGTATAGTGATTCTGTGAATGCAGATCCAGGTGCACCTCCTACGGCTAGTGCCAGATATTCTGATATTCCAAGAGTACAACTTATTGCTATAGCACTACAGCCATGTACAACTGCTCCACCAGCTAATATTACAATGGGGCAAATTACAACAACATCCGCAAGTGTTTCTTGGACTCCAACTATTGGTGCAACATATATTCTTAGATATAGAATTGCTCCAAGTGGTCCATGGATAACAGTTCCCTTAAATACACCGCTTACAAGCAACTATACAATGGTAGGCCTTCAGGAATTAACAAGTTATGAAGTTCAGATTGCGACCATTTGTGGTGGTACTACAGGAGCCTTTTCTCCTAGTACAACCTTTACAACTCCTGCTATATCGTATTGTTCTGCTGCAGCAACAAGTGCAGATGAATATATATCAAATGTTACTGTAGCGCCTCTTGCTTTGGCAGCAATGAGCAGCACATCAGTAATGGCTACAACTGGACCTTATTATTCAGATTATACTGCAGATCCTGCAAGATTGGTTTCACTAATAAGAGGTTCTGCAAACAATAGTATTTCTGTTACAAAAGCATGGCCACCAGGAGGTACTCAGTATTCAAACGCAGTAGGTGTTTGGATTGATTTTAACAGAAATGGAATTTTTGAAACTACTGAAAGAATTCTAACTGGTCCTAGCAATGCTACAGCATTGGTAACGGGTACTTTTTCGGTGCCGACAATCGCTTCTGGACTTGTTTATACAGGAAACCTAACTACAAGGATGAGAGTGATCATCCAAGAATTTACAGATCCTAGTCCATGTGGAAGTTTTAGTTATGGAGAAGTAGAAGATTATTCAGTTAAATTTATCGATTTACTACCGTGTACTACAGCTGCACCTACTCCGATAACAGTGTCTAACCTTACATCTTCGACAGCATTCGTTTCATGGTTGCCAGCTGCAAATGCTAATTATCTTATTAGATGGAGAGAGGGAGCTACAGGCCCATGGATACCTTCTAATACAGGTTTGGCTCTTCCTGCGGGACAAAGTTATCATACGCTTACAGGTCTTACAGAACAAACTGCTTATCAGGTACAAGTTGCTACTATATGTAATGGAACTACAGGTGCCTTTGGTGCTTCGGTGAATTTCACAACTCCACCATTAACATATTGTAATATGACAGGAACAGGTACTATCGATCACATTTCAAACGTGAAAGTGACACCGGTGAATTTCCCGGTAATGGATAATACTTCTGTTCAGACTAATTATATCAGTTATAATACACCAGCAACGTTAATCAATTTAGAAATTGGATCTACTGGAAATCAAATATCAGTAAGTAAAGCTTGGACAGGAACAAACACCTTTGCTGATGCTGTTGATGTTTACATTGATTTTAACAGAGATGGAATATTTGCTGTTACTGAAAGAATCATGAATTCTGCATCAAGTACAACTACTCCTGTTACAGCTACATTTAATGTTCCTGCTACTGGTGTTTATACAGGACCTTACAATACCACAATGAGAGTTATTCTGAAACGTGGAAGTGCTCCTGTAATGTGTGCTAACGCAGATAATGGTGAAGTAGAAGATTACGCGGTTAAATTAAGACCATGTAGTAATGTTACCCCAACAAACGTAACAGTTACCAATATTACTCACGTTTCTGCTACAGTAGGATGGACGTCAGGTCTAAACAATAACGCTTTTGTGTTAGAATACAGACCAGTTACAACTCCTGCATCAGCTTGGACGGTTGTTAATGCTTCGGTTTTAGCAGGTAACCCGCCGGTACAGCTTACTGGTTTGACGCCAGCGACAATGTATGAAGTAAGGATCGCTGCAAAATGTGGAAGTGGCGGATTAGGTGCTTATACGCCTAGTAAAACATTTACTACAAGATGTGATCCTACACCTCCGAATGTTACAATAACAAATGTTACTGCGACTTCAGCAGTTGTTACCTGGAATCCTATAGTTCCTAGTGCAACATATATCATCAGATACAGACCAGTAGGTACTGCAACATGGATTTCTGTAACAGCTCCGGCGCCACCAGCAAACTCTGTTACACTTACAGGATTAACATCTTTTGTAACATATGAAGTGCAAGTTGCTAATATCTGTGTAGGTGAAACGACTCCAAATCCATGGTCAAATCCTCAGGTGTTCACAACAGTAAGAATTTGTGAAATACCACCTCCGGGATTAACTATTACTACATTGACGCCAACAAGTGCAGAAGTTACTTGGAGTGCATATACAGGTCCGGGAGCTACTGGTAGTTATATCTTAAGATATAGAAAAGTAGGTATTCCTAGCTGGACAAACATTCCGGTGAATGTAAATACGTACACGATCACAGGATTGTTAGAATTAACGAAGTATGAAATGCAGGTAGCAAACGTTTGTACAGGAACACCTGGAAACTTTACGCCTCCTTACTTCTTTACTACACCGACAATTGTATATTGTCAAATGTCATCAACAAGTTCTGCAGCAGGATTTATTGAAAAAGTGACGGCCAAACCTACTGGTAAACCTGAAATGATTAATGAGTCTCTTGGATCTACCTATACTGATTATACTGGCTTTACAGGAGTTCCGGTGAAATATATTGAAATGATTCAGGGTTCTTCAGGAAATCAGATTACAATTGACAAAAACTTAGGCTCAGGTACAAGTGCAGGAGTTGCAGTTTGGATCGATTTTAACAGAAACGGGTATTTCGACATCAATGAAAGAGTTCTTGCAGACGGACCAAATACCAACCCTACTGCCAGCGCAACATTCAGTGTACCTGCTGATGCATTTGTAAGCATGACAGATTACAAGTATGTAACGATGAGAGTTGCAATGCAGAAAGATGGAATTCCGGTAAACTGTTTAAGCTTTGCCGATGGTGAGGTTGAAGACTATACAATTAGAATTTCTAAACTTGGTGTACCAAACGCAGTTAACCAAACAGAAATATTGATTTATCCGAATCCGGTTAGCACAGTTTTAAACGTAAAAAATATCAGCAAAAAGGCGAATTATAAAATTTACAGTGCAGCAGGACAAGTGGTATCAAGCGGGCTTATCTTAAATAATAAGATTGATGTCAGCAAATTAATTAACGGATTATATGTGATCGACATAGAAGATGTTAAAGGTACTGTACAGAAGAAATTTATTAAAGAATAA
- the coaE gene encoding dephospho-CoA kinase (Dephospho-CoA kinase (CoaE) performs the final step in coenzyme A biosynthesis.) — protein MDELLTETPKAEPDSASKIIGLTGGIGSGKTTVAHYIENCGFPVYYSDERAKTIVNDNEDLKNKIKELLGPDSYDENGLYNRKFVGERVFTDTDLLHKLNEIIHPAVRLDFENWVSKQTKYLVFKETALLFELKLHLQCYKSLLVTSEDNIRIKRVMDRDGKTYREVETIMSNQMPEKDKIKQADFVIYNNTSLDDLEEQTEKIIFEIE, from the coding sequence ATGGACGAATTACTTACAGAAACCCCAAAAGCAGAACCCGATTCTGCTTCAAAAATAATCGGTCTTACAGGAGGTATTGGTTCGGGTAAGACGACTGTTGCTCACTATATTGAAAACTGTGGTTTTCCTGTTTATTATTCAGATGAAAGAGCTAAGACGATTGTAAATGACAATGAAGATTTGAAGAATAAAATTAAGGAACTACTAGGCCCGGATTCTTATGATGAAAATGGGCTGTATAATAGAAAATTTGTTGGGGAAAGAGTCTTTACTGATACTGATTTATTACATAAGCTCAATGAAATTATCCATCCGGCAGTACGATTGGACTTTGAAAACTGGGTTTCTAAACAAACAAAATATTTAGTCTTTAAAGAAACAGCATTATTGTTTGAACTGAAACTTCATCTTCAATGCTACAAATCACTTTTAGTAACTTCAGAAGACAACATCAGAATAAAAAGGGTTATGGACAGGGACGGAAAAACCTACCGTGAAGTTGAAACTATTATGAGTAATCAGATGCCGGAAAAAGACAAAATAAAACAGGCAGATTTTGTCATCTACAATAATACCAGTCTTGATGATCTTGAGGAGCAGACTGAGAAAATCATCTTTGAAATTGAATAA